One part of the Lycorma delicatula isolate Av1 chromosome 7, ASM4794821v1, whole genome shotgun sequence genome encodes these proteins:
- the LOC142327893 gene encoding uncharacterized protein LOC142327893 — MTAVPEKEASRLSMIHIKDLDAEVTADEVLTAVRKVMKGSTSVRVSSICSAYGSSQNTTVILPVGEAKSQMAEARIRIGWQFCPSEIKKLVFPVSDAGSERESNCDGVDTLHVVSSVPGSSQVNRQSLRKSGPDSSVDVLSSVTSDKEIKFKKLKKPVSSTKSYNNNNGSRARRKRNKKRSFLSLTFQRCKLNSASLSSSLNYRQKLRTPQTSSSSVVSVTRSIAPVIILGSDDDNWSDIEVVADVNDVHVNREGNNIQILHTAKEEKGDFVRVQSRLNLKNANVNCGFHMNSSSRKLRTKYLPISTTSVPVNIQTYSRSNGTTELSSNKIYYDSSGFISNSSFDVLTVNSSFLVDPKNVNLVDNMSEISSMLIHSSSNQVVAKSHCGMTTDNAIGVPRSTNSTLQSVHEEAKGRVLNRCRSSTKKYSSWNQSLVCTKSSTKSETRSNNIRLKELSVVLTPITVKIAKNGIVKVTKCSK, encoded by the exons ATGACTGCTGTACCTGAAAAAGAAGCATCTAGATTATCCATGATACATATTAAAGATCTTGATGCGGAGGTGACGGCCGATGAGGTCCTGACTGCGGTCAGGAAAGTAATGAAGGGCTCCACTTCAGTCAGAGTTTCCTCGATATGTTCAGCTTATGGCAGTTCTCAGAATACCACTGTGATTTTGCCAGTGGGTGAGGCAAAGAGTCAGATGGCTGAAGCCAGAATAAGGATTGGGTGGCAGTTCTGTCCTTCTGAAATCAAGAAGCTGGTGTTTCCTGTTTCTGATGCTGGAA gtgAAAGAGAAAGTAACTGTGACGGTGTTGATACTCTTCATGTAGTATCGTCAGTTCCAGGCAGTTCTCAAGTCAACAGGCAATCCTTGAG gAAATCAGGACCAGATTCCAGCGTCGATGTTTTATCAAGTGTAACAAGTGATaaagagattaaatttaaaaaattaaaaaagccagTCTCATcaacaaaatcatataataataataatggttcaCGTGCTAGAAGAAAGAGGAATAAGAAAAGATCATTCTTGTCATTGACATTTCAGCGTTGTAAATTGAATTCAGCTTCATTATCATCAAGTTTGAATTATCGGCAGAAGTTAAGAACACCTCAGACATCATCATCTTCAGTAGTGTCAGTTACTAGATCAATTGCACCAGTTATTATTCTTGGCTCCGACGATGATAATTGGAGTGATATAGAG gttgttgCTGATGTAAATGATGTACATGTTAACAGAGAAGGCAATAACATACAGATTTTACATACAGCTAAAGAAGAAAAAGGTGATTTTGTTAGAGTTCAAAGtcgtttaaatttaaagaacgcGAATGTGAATTGTGGTTTTCATATGAATTCTTCCTCAAGGAAATTAAGAACCAAGTATCTTCCTATATCTACTACATCAGTACCAGTCAACATACAAACATATTCGAGAAGCAATGGAACAACAGAATTgagcagtaataaaatttattatgacagtagtggcttcatcagtaattCTTCGTTCGATGTGCTTACAGTTAATTCTTCATTTCTTGTAGACCCAAAAAATGTCAATTTAGTTGACAATATGAGTGAAATTTCCAGTATGTTGATACATTCTTCCAGTAAT CAAGTGGTGGCCAAATCCCACTGTGGTATGACAACAGATAATGCCATCGGGGTACCAAGATCTACCAACAGTACATTACAATCCGTACATGAAGAAGCTAAAGGCAGAGTTCTCAACAGATGTAGGTCTTCAACCAAAAAATACAGTTCTTGGAATCAATCGTTGGTTTGCACTAA gtCCAGCACTAAAAGTGAGACCAGAAgtaataatattagattaaaagaATTGAGTGTTGTTCTTACTCCAATCACTGTTAAAATTGCAAAGAACGGTATTGTCAAGGTAACAAAATGCAGTAAAtag